The following are encoded in a window of Salinibacter grassmerensis genomic DNA:
- a CDS encoding DUF971 domain-containing protein has protein sequence MDIPPPERVSLDVKMQRLNIEWADGHASVFPLDGLRQACPCAECEGQKVERIPKPGFFQIFRQTNRWKHVDIEKAGSVGLRITWDDGHSGGIYRWDRLRELQPAE, from the coding sequence GTGGACATCCCGCCTCCCGAACGCGTCTCGCTCGACGTCAAGATGCAGCGGCTCAACATCGAGTGGGCCGACGGGCACGCCTCCGTCTTCCCGCTCGATGGGCTGCGCCAGGCCTGTCCGTGTGCCGAGTGCGAGGGGCAGAAGGTGGAGCGGATTCCCAAGCCGGGCTTCTTTCAGATTTTCCGCCAGACCAACCGATGGAAGCACGTCGACATTGAGAAGGCGGGAAGCGTGGGGCTGCGGATCACCTGGGACGACGGCCACAGCGGCGGCATCTACCGGTGGGACCGGCTCCGCGAACTGCAGCCGGCGGAGTGA
- a CDS encoding putative manganese transporter, which produces MAPSDALDILIVSIRDGFVQVSAFVAVTVLLFSYLQYRTSGRIVTFLRNHRRMQPIAGALLGLTPGCGGAIVAMPLYIRGTISFGSVVATLGATAGDSAFVILAIAPGAGVYAYGLAFTASVAFGYAIDHWGLGVRRIDEAVEHVAAALRPGDVATSSVAAGGRSVATAPSQETRPGDTNSSAAIASSGPGRLDGTSSTVGASPAGTDTSCPSPSNAPASDTAPTADGSAGVLTTISHAVHLLWWGVALAGLVAGVMYLVRGAPEVAVEVAPTFFGLFTVAGVTGTVLSFYLYFVGRHYMDDAGGGRIRSRFGSAYETFQHAAMETSMVTVWVLAGYLLYEYTMGIFALDLKALSTTAGVFAPAAGAALGLVPGCTPQIIFAQLYAVEEVIPFSALAANAISQDGDALFPLMAIDMKAALIATIYTTIPALVVGALVYYLWPFARFGFGVLG; this is translated from the coding sequence ATGGCCCCCTCAGACGCCCTCGACATCCTGATCGTCTCGATTCGGGACGGATTTGTGCAGGTGAGCGCGTTCGTCGCGGTTACCGTGCTGTTGTTCAGCTACCTTCAGTACCGGACCAGCGGCCGCATCGTCACCTTTCTCCGAAATCATCGGCGCATGCAGCCCATCGCCGGGGCGCTGCTGGGCCTGACCCCAGGCTGTGGGGGGGCCATCGTAGCGATGCCGCTCTACATCCGCGGCACCATCAGCTTCGGGTCCGTCGTGGCGACCCTCGGCGCCACCGCCGGGGACTCGGCCTTCGTGATTCTCGCCATTGCGCCCGGGGCGGGGGTCTACGCCTACGGGTTGGCCTTCACTGCGAGCGTGGCGTTCGGGTACGCCATCGACCACTGGGGACTGGGCGTCCGCCGCATCGACGAGGCCGTCGAGCACGTTGCGGCTGCGCTGCGCCCGGGGGACGTCGCTACCTCCAGCGTGGCCGCTGGCGGGCGCAGCGTAGCGACCGCCCCCTCGCAGGAGACCCGCCCCGGTGACACCAACTCGTCGGCGGCGATTGCCTCGTCCGGTCCGGGCCGCCTCGACGGCACTTCCTCTACCGTCGGGGCCTCTCCCGCCGGCACAGATACCTCCTGCCCCTCCCCGTCCAACGCCCCGGCATCCGACACCGCTCCTACTGCAGATGGGTCGGCCGGCGTACTGACCACCATCAGCCACGCCGTGCATCTACTCTGGTGGGGGGTAGCACTCGCGGGGCTCGTAGCGGGCGTGATGTACCTGGTCCGGGGGGCCCCGGAGGTGGCCGTCGAGGTCGCCCCGACCTTCTTCGGGCTTTTCACCGTCGCCGGGGTCACGGGCACGGTGCTCTCGTTCTACCTTTACTTCGTCGGTCGGCACTACATGGACGACGCGGGGGGCGGCCGCATCCGCAGCCGCTTCGGGAGCGCGTACGAGACGTTCCAGCACGCCGCCATGGAGACGTCCATGGTCACGGTGTGGGTGCTCGCGGGCTATCTCCTCTACGAATACACCATGGGCATCTTTGCCCTCGACCTCAAGGCCCTGTCCACGACGGCCGGCGTGTTCGCGCCGGCGGCGGGGGCGGCCCTCGGGCTCGTGCCCGGCTGCACCCCTCAGATCATTTTTGCCCAGCTCTACGCCGTGGAGGAGGTGATTCCGTTTTCCGCACTGGCGGCCAACGCCATCAGCCAAGACGGAGACGCACTGTTTCCGCTCATGGCCATCGACATGAAGGCGGCGCTCATCGCGACCATCTACACGACCATCCCGGCACTGGTCGTCGGGGCTCTCGTGTACTATCTCTGGCCGTTCGCCCGCTTCGGCTTCGGCGTGCTGGGGTGA
- a CDS encoding metal-dependent transcriptional regulator, with translation MRSPSIEDYLKALYKLEDKDGSPVSTGALAEAMDVSSASASNMIKRLDDLDFLTYEAYEGATLTDPGHTVALEVLRHHRLLELYLKEVMGFSWDEIHEEAETLEHHISERFEDRIEEMLDHPKRDPHGHPIPARDGSVDALPTRSLADLPEGDAASIDHVADEDGELLDLLEQRGLLPGATVEVTDVRPLDGLLVVAVDGAEQLIGRPVAQKVVVEA, from the coding sequence ATGCGGAGCCCCTCCATCGAGGACTATCTCAAAGCACTCTACAAGCTCGAGGACAAAGACGGATCTCCCGTATCGACCGGTGCCCTCGCGGAGGCGATGGACGTGTCGTCGGCCTCGGCGTCGAACATGATCAAGCGTCTCGACGACCTCGATTTCTTGACGTACGAGGCCTACGAGGGGGCCACGCTTACCGACCCGGGGCACACCGTGGCACTGGAGGTGCTTCGCCACCACCGCCTGCTCGAACTCTACCTGAAGGAGGTCATGGGCTTTTCGTGGGACGAGATCCACGAGGAGGCCGAAACCCTGGAGCACCACATCTCCGAACGGTTCGAGGACCGCATTGAGGAAATGCTGGACCACCCCAAGCGCGATCCCCACGGGCATCCCATCCCGGCCCGGGACGGCTCCGTGGACGCCCTTCCCACCCGGTCGCTCGCCGATCTTCCGGAGGGCGACGCCGCCTCCATCGACCACGTCGCCGACGAGGACGGCGAGCTGCTGGACCTGCTCGAACAGCGCGGCCTCCTCCCCGGCGCCACCGTCGAGGTCACCGACGTACGCCCGCTCGACGGCCTGCTCGTCGTGGCGGTCGACGGGGCCGAACAGCTCATTGGCCGGCCGGTCGCGCAGAAGGTCGTGGTGGAGGCGTAG
- a CDS encoding valine--tRNA ligase, translating to MPDDAPSLASMSKAYDPSDIEDKWYDYWEDRGFFEADADGDAESHVIMMPPPNVTGRLHIGHALQDSIQDALTRIHRMKGDETLWMPGLDHAGIATQNAVEKDLREEEGKTRHDLGREAFVERVRAWKEEYGDLILDQKRTLGDSCDWGRQRFTMDEGFTRAVQEVFVELHEEGLIYRGDYLVNWDPENETALSDEEVENEEREGHLWSIQYPLADAEDESLTIATTRPETMLGDTAIAVHPDDERYEDLVGETALLPLLGREIPIIADDRIDSDFGTGALKVTPAHDETDFEIGEDHDLDKITIMSPTGAINENGGPYEGMDRFDARDQIVEDLEDEGLLVEVEDYMMNVPLSERSEAVIEPLISRQWFVEMEPLAEPAIEAVREGEIEFFPDRWANEYFRWMENIRDWCISRQLWWGHRIPVWYYTDANGEPDPEQGYVVSIDQPEAGMVQETDVLDTWFSSWLWPFATLGWPEDTDALEKFYPTDVLVSGYDILFFWIARMIMAGYEFTGQPPFKNVFITGMVKDEQGRWMSKSLGNGIDPLEMVDQYGADATRFTLTLLCAQGQDIKLAPSKFEMGRNFANKIWNAFNVFGQFMDRDDAGVPTRDYQRERSFEELELVEQWMLHRLNTAIQDVEDSLDRYRLNEIAERIYDVFWRDYCDWYLELIKPPYGEEMQADKIALAAEIYETLLALLHPLMPFITEELWWKVRPRGEGEACIAADWPAADAAQMDADAAETFELIQEMISGVRGIKSDYGVGLGQEIEATVSVPVGDEARADAVRQYADYFDKLASVTDLTVEVGAEKPTASASVVVGRCEVFVPLAGMIDLEQERERLRGEIAEKEDFLEGVEQKLNNPQFVNKAPDEVVERERQKKKDATAELERLQDNLADLEAV from the coding sequence ATGCCCGACGACGCCCCGTCCCTGGCTTCGATGAGCAAAGCCTACGACCCGTCCGACATCGAAGACAAGTGGTACGACTACTGGGAGGACCGTGGCTTCTTTGAGGCCGACGCCGACGGCGACGCCGAGTCGCACGTCATCATGATGCCGCCGCCCAATGTCACCGGGCGGCTCCACATCGGCCACGCGCTGCAGGACTCCATCCAGGACGCCCTCACGCGCATCCACCGCATGAAGGGCGACGAGACCCTGTGGATGCCGGGCCTCGACCACGCGGGCATCGCCACGCAGAACGCCGTGGAGAAGGATCTCCGTGAGGAGGAGGGCAAGACGCGCCACGACCTCGGCCGCGAGGCGTTCGTGGAGCGGGTGCGGGCCTGGAAGGAGGAGTACGGCGACCTCATTCTGGATCAGAAGCGCACGCTCGGCGACTCGTGCGACTGGGGCCGCCAGCGCTTCACGATGGACGAGGGCTTCACGCGGGCCGTGCAGGAGGTCTTCGTGGAGCTCCACGAAGAGGGGCTCATCTACCGCGGCGACTACCTGGTCAACTGGGACCCCGAGAACGAAACGGCCCTCTCCGACGAGGAGGTCGAGAATGAAGAGCGGGAGGGCCACCTGTGGTCCATCCAGTACCCGCTTGCGGACGCGGAGGACGAGTCCCTGACGATCGCTACGACCCGCCCCGAGACGATGCTCGGCGACACGGCCATTGCCGTGCACCCCGACGACGAGCGCTACGAAGACCTCGTGGGCGAGACGGCGCTCCTGCCGCTCCTGGGGCGCGAGATTCCCATCATCGCCGACGACCGGATTGACAGCGACTTCGGCACGGGGGCGCTCAAGGTTACCCCGGCCCACGACGAGACCGACTTCGAGATCGGCGAGGACCACGACCTCGACAAGATTACCATCATGAGCCCGACGGGGGCCATCAACGAGAACGGCGGGCCCTACGAAGGCATGGATCGGTTCGACGCCCGCGACCAGATCGTCGAGGACCTGGAGGACGAGGGGCTGCTGGTGGAGGTGGAGGACTACATGATGAACGTCCCTCTGTCCGAGCGCTCCGAGGCGGTGATCGAGCCGCTCATCTCGCGGCAGTGGTTCGTGGAGATGGAGCCCCTGGCCGAGCCGGCCATCGAGGCGGTGCGCGAGGGCGAGATCGAGTTCTTCCCCGACCGCTGGGCGAACGAATACTTCCGCTGGATGGAAAACATCCGCGACTGGTGCATCAGCCGGCAGCTCTGGTGGGGCCACCGCATTCCGGTCTGGTACTACACCGATGCGAACGGCGAGCCGGACCCCGAGCAGGGCTACGTGGTGAGCATTGACCAGCCGGAGGCGGGCATGGTGCAGGAGACCGACGTGCTCGACACCTGGTTCTCCTCCTGGCTCTGGCCCTTCGCCACGCTCGGCTGGCCGGAGGACACCGATGCCCTGGAGAAGTTCTACCCGACCGACGTCCTCGTCAGCGGCTACGACATTCTCTTCTTCTGGATTGCCCGCATGATCATGGCGGGGTACGAGTTTACCGGCCAGCCGCCGTTCAAGAACGTCTTCATCACCGGCATGGTGAAGGACGAGCAGGGGCGCTGGATGTCGAAGAGCCTCGGCAACGGCATCGACCCGCTGGAGATGGTGGACCAGTACGGGGCCGACGCCACCCGCTTTACCCTCACGCTGCTCTGCGCGCAGGGGCAGGACATCAAGCTCGCCCCCTCGAAGTTCGAGATGGGCCGCAACTTCGCCAACAAGATCTGGAACGCGTTCAACGTGTTCGGGCAGTTCATGGACCGGGACGACGCCGGCGTGCCCACCCGCGACTACCAGCGCGAGCGCTCCTTCGAGGAGCTGGAGCTGGTGGAACAGTGGATGCTGCACCGCCTCAACACGGCCATTCAGGACGTGGAGGACTCGCTCGACCGCTACCGCCTCAATGAGATCGCCGAGCGCATCTACGACGTGTTCTGGCGCGACTACTGCGACTGGTACCTGGAGCTGATCAAGCCGCCGTACGGGGAGGAGATGCAGGCGGACAAGATTGCCCTGGCGGCCGAAATCTACGAGACACTGCTCGCGCTCCTGCACCCGCTGATGCCGTTCATCACCGAGGAGCTGTGGTGGAAGGTGCGGCCGCGCGGGGAGGGGGAGGCCTGCATCGCTGCGGACTGGCCGGCGGCCGACGCCGCGCAGATGGACGCGGACGCCGCCGAGACGTTCGAGCTTATCCAGGAGATGATCTCCGGGGTGCGCGGCATCAAGAGCGACTACGGCGTGGGGCTGGGGCAGGAGATCGAGGCGACAGTGAGTGTGCCCGTCGGCGACGAGGCGCGTGCGGACGCCGTGCGGCAGTACGCCGACTACTTCGACAAGCTGGCGAGCGTGACGGACCTGACGGTGGAGGTCGGGGCCGAGAAGCCCACGGCGAGCGCCTCGGTCGTCGTGGGGCGGTGCGAGGTGTTCGTGCCGCTGGCCGGCATGATCGACCTGGAGCAGGAGCGCGAGCGGCTCCGGGGCGAGATTGCGGAGAAGGAGGACTTTCTGGAGGGCGTGGAGCAGAAGCTCAACAATCCCCAGTTCGTCAACAAGGCGCCGGACGAGGTCGTGGAGCGCGAGCGCCAGAAAAAGAAGGACGCTACCGCCGAGCTGGAGCGGCTGCAGGACAACCTCGCCGACCTGGAGGCTGTGTAG
- a CDS encoding FxLYD domain-containing protein translates to MSPAPGPPVRSLLLFAVAVAGAALLGACGGGDEGERADATVAEPRLLQTETGERIFAGTLVNQGSSTIGIAEVEVALYDGQGSRIETMRIQVQDVSPGDSAAFNQTIDSNRPIQQAQVQSILSP, encoded by the coding sequence ATGTCTCCGGCCCCTGGCCCACCCGTGCGTTCGCTGCTGCTGTTTGCCGTCGCTGTAGCGGGAGCGGCCCTCCTCGGGGCGTGCGGCGGCGGGGATGAAGGAGAGCGTGCCGACGCGACCGTTGCCGAGCCCCGCCTTCTGCAGACCGAGACCGGCGAGCGGATCTTTGCGGGCACGCTCGTCAACCAGGGCAGCTCCACCATCGGCATCGCGGAGGTGGAGGTGGCGCTCTACGACGGCCAGGGGTCCCGCATCGAGACGATGCGCATTCAGGTGCAGGACGTGTCGCCGGGCGACTCGGCCGCGTTTAACCAGACCATCGACTCGAACCGGCCCATTCAGCAGGCGCAGGTGCAAAGCATTCTCAGCCCGTAG
- the moeB gene encoding molybdopterin-synthase adenylyltransferase MoeB translates to MSTTTAEPDTQQADLSPDELQRYSRHLTLPEFGREGQEALKNASVLLVGAGGLGSPAATYLAAAGVGRIGLVDFDTVEASNLQRQILYGTSDVGRPKLDAASERLEDLNPHVEIDHHEVRLTSDNALGIIDEYDVVADGTDNFPTRYLVNDACVMTGTPNVYASIFRFEGQVSVFATEDGPCYRCLYEEPPPPGLVPSCAEGGVLGILPGFVGTLQATEVIKLLTGVGEPLIGRLLMSDALNMDFRTVNVPTNPDCPVCGDDPTVTELIDYEAFCGIPQSDESSSNGTADADVSDADDALPETSVHDLKQRRDAGDDPFVLDVREPYEAEIASIDADQLIPVDELEERLDELDADPDEEIVVHCRSGGRSAKATEFLREKGYDASNLEGGVLAWSDEIDDSVPQY, encoded by the coding sequence ATGTCTACGACCACAGCAGAGCCGGACACGCAACAGGCCGATCTTTCGCCGGATGAACTGCAGCGCTACAGCCGCCACCTCACGCTCCCCGAGTTTGGGCGTGAGGGGCAGGAGGCGCTCAAGAATGCGTCTGTCCTGCTCGTCGGGGCGGGCGGTCTCGGCTCGCCGGCCGCGACCTACCTCGCCGCGGCAGGCGTCGGCCGCATCGGCCTCGTCGACTTCGATACCGTGGAGGCCTCCAACCTCCAGCGCCAAATCCTTTACGGCACCAGCGACGTGGGCCGTCCGAAGCTGGACGCCGCGTCCGAGCGCCTGGAGGACCTCAACCCACACGTCGAGATCGACCACCACGAGGTCCGTCTCACGAGCGACAACGCGCTCGGCATCATCGACGAGTACGACGTGGTGGCCGACGGGACCGACAACTTTCCCACCCGCTACCTCGTCAATGACGCCTGCGTGATGACGGGGACGCCCAACGTGTACGCGTCTATCTTCCGCTTCGAGGGGCAGGTGTCGGTCTTTGCCACCGAGGACGGCCCCTGCTACCGCTGCCTCTACGAGGAGCCGCCCCCGCCCGGCCTCGTCCCCTCCTGCGCCGAGGGCGGTGTGCTCGGCATCCTGCCCGGCTTCGTCGGCACGCTGCAGGCCACCGAGGTCATCAAGCTGCTAACCGGTGTCGGCGAGCCGCTGATTGGGCGCCTGCTGATGTCCGACGCGCTGAACATGGACTTCCGCACCGTCAACGTGCCCACGAACCCGGACTGCCCCGTCTGCGGCGACGACCCGACGGTCACGGAACTGATCGACTACGAGGCCTTTTGCGGAATTCCGCAAAGCGACGAGTCCTCCTCCAACGGAACCGCCGACGCCGACGTGTCTGACGCCGACGACGCCCTCCCCGAAACCTCCGTCCACGACCTCAAGCAGCGCCGCGACGCGGGCGATGACCCGTTCGTGCTCGACGTGCGCGAGCCCTACGAGGCCGAAATCGCGAGCATCGACGCCGACCAACTCATCCCGGTCGACGAGCTGGAGGAGCGCCTCGACGAGCTCGACGCCGACCCGGACGAGGAGATCGTCGTGCACTGCCGCTCGGGCGGCCGCTCGGCGAAGGCAACCGAGTTTCTGCGCGAGAAGGGCTACGATGCCTCGAACTTGGAGGGCGGCGTGCTCGCGTGGAGCGACGAGATTGACGACAGCGTGCCGCAATACTGA
- a CDS encoding ubiquitin-like small modifier protein 1, which produces MPTTDTTTVTLRIPTPLRSATDGQAAVEVEAETVDAALRTLVDQHPDLADNLYDEDDELRQFVNIYVGDDDVRFGDGVETALEPGDEVSIVPSIAGG; this is translated from the coding sequence ATGCCCACCACCGACACCACAACCGTCACGCTCCGCATTCCGACCCCCCTTCGCTCCGCCACCGACGGGCAGGCAGCCGTTGAGGTGGAGGCGGAGACGGTCGACGCGGCCCTCCGCACGCTCGTGGACCAGCACCCCGATCTCGCCGACAACCTCTACGACGAGGACGACGAACTGCGGCAGTTCGTGAACATCTACGTCGGCGACGACGATGTGCGGTTCGGCGACGGCGTGGAGACCGCCCTGGAGCCGGGCGACGAGGTCTCCATCGTCCCCTCCATCGCCGGCGGCTGA
- a CDS encoding M67 family metallopeptidase — METTTSILDDIRRHGADAYPEEGCGFLLGTVADDGDNRVTALHHATNRRSEQRTRRYELTADDYRKADAAAQEQGLDVVGVYHSHPDHPARPSETDLEEATFPGFTYVIVSVHDGVPEALTAWALAPDRSEFHREEIATFAPETT, encoded by the coding sequence ATGGAAACGACGACATCAATCCTCGACGACATCCGCCGGCATGGCGCCGACGCCTACCCCGAAGAGGGGTGTGGCTTTTTGCTCGGCACCGTCGCGGACGACGGCGACAACCGCGTGACGGCCCTTCACCACGCCACCAACCGCCGCTCCGAGCAGCGGACCCGGCGCTACGAGCTCACGGCCGACGACTACCGTAAGGCGGACGCGGCCGCGCAGGAGCAGGGCCTCGACGTGGTGGGCGTGTACCATTCCCACCCCGACCACCCGGCGCGGCCCTCGGAGACGGACCTGGAGGAGGCCACCTTTCCCGGCTTCACCTACGTCATCGTCTCCGTCCACGACGGCGTCCCGGAGGCCCTGACCGCCTGGGCCCTCGCCCCGGACCGCTCGGAATTTCACCGTGAGGAGATTGCCACATTCGCTCCCGAAACGACCTGA
- a CDS encoding PLP-dependent cysteine synthase family protein gives MSTVSASPSVSTAAPPASSLVDDIGQTPLLRLDRVADDLPESVAVYGKAEHLNPGGSVKDRPALRMVEAGLDAGAFRRDQTLIDATSGNTGIAYAMIGAAKGLDVALALPENASAERKKVLRAYGAELILTDPMEGTDGAQRRVKEIVDAQPDRYFYPDQYNNDANWRAHYDGTGAEILDQTDGHVSHFVTGLGTTGTFTGVTRRLKAHDTSIQCVAVEPETALHGLEGLKHMETAIVPGIYAPDLADAHRTCTTEAAVDMTRRLAQEEGLLVGPSAGANVAAALDVARSLDAGTVVTILCDTGTRYLSDDFWDEE, from the coding sequence ATGAGTACGGTTTCTGCCTCCCCATCCGTGTCGACGGCCGCCCCGCCCGCGTCGTCCTTGGTCGACGACATCGGCCAGACCCCCCTCCTGCGGCTCGACCGCGTGGCCGATGATCTGCCGGAGTCCGTGGCGGTCTACGGCAAGGCGGAGCACCTTAACCCCGGCGGCTCGGTGAAGGACCGCCCCGCCCTCCGGATGGTCGAGGCGGGGCTCGACGCCGGCGCGTTCCGTCGCGACCAGACGCTTATCGACGCGACGAGCGGCAACACGGGCATCGCCTACGCAATGATTGGTGCAGCGAAGGGGCTGGACGTGGCCCTCGCCCTCCCCGAGAACGCCTCCGCGGAGCGCAAGAAGGTGCTGCGCGCCTACGGGGCCGAACTCATTCTGACCGACCCAATGGAGGGAACGGACGGTGCTCAGCGACGCGTGAAAGAAATTGTCGATGCCCAGCCGGACCGCTACTTCTACCCCGACCAGTACAACAACGACGCCAACTGGCGGGCACACTACGACGGCACCGGCGCAGAAATTCTGGACCAGACGGACGGACATGTGTCCCACTTCGTGACGGGCCTCGGCACCACCGGCACCTTCACAGGCGTCACGCGCCGCCTGAAGGCACACGACACGTCAATTCAGTGCGTCGCCGTGGAGCCGGAGACGGCCCTGCACGGCCTGGAGGGCCTGAAGCACATGGAGACGGCGATCGTGCCCGGCATCTACGCCCCGGACCTCGCCGACGCTCACCGCACGTGTACCACCGAAGCGGCCGTCGACATGACGCGTCGACTGGCGCAGGAAGAGGGGCTGCTGGTCGGCCCGTCGGCGGGGGCGAACGTGGCCGCCGCCCTCGACGTGGCCCGGTCGCTCGACGCCGGCACCGTCGTCACGATTCTCTGCGACACCGGCACGCGCTACCTGAGCGACGATTTCTGGGACGAGGAGTGA
- a CDS encoding cryptochrome/photolyase family protein, translating to MRTLIFVLRDQLDRDATVLHEGDPDRDAVAMTEADMNRNRYAEHKQRLALGLAAMRHYREDLREDDWTVHYQPADASSVAEDAPDFLRQQLAEHQPERVAITEPGRQELLDAIEAVCEDMGVPLHVHADDHFLATHDTFEQWADERKELTLEYFYRERRREYDVLVTDDGDPVGGDWNFDDDNQESFGSDGPGMVPEGPTFERDAITEDVLDLVRTQFADAPGALDEFRWPVTPAQARAALADFVEHRLPNFGTYQDAMWTGRAFLYHSRLSCALNLKLLDPMTAVRAAEEAYHDDHAPLNAVEGFVRQILGWREFVRGVYWLHAPEYVDRNALEASEDLPEFYWTGDTDMRCLSECTGQVREHGYAHHIPRLMVMGLFGLLYGIDPQQMNEWHEAMYVDAWEWVSTPNMVGMALYADGGTVGTKPYTASGKYINRMSNYCSHCRYDPDKAVGDEACPFTSLYWNFLDRHQETFSGNRRMNFQLANVRRKSDAELQDIAERVEEVRTLTKAGEI from the coding sequence ATGCGTACCCTGATTTTTGTCCTCCGGGACCAGCTCGACCGCGACGCGACCGTCCTGCACGAGGGCGACCCGGACCGCGACGCCGTGGCGATGACGGAGGCGGACATGAACCGGAACCGATACGCCGAGCACAAGCAGCGCCTGGCCCTCGGCCTCGCGGCGATGCGTCACTACCGGGAGGACCTGCGGGAGGACGACTGGACTGTCCACTACCAGCCGGCCGACGCCTCGTCCGTGGCCGAGGACGCCCCGGACTTCCTGCGGCAGCAACTTGCCGAGCACCAGCCCGAGCGCGTCGCCATCACCGAGCCGGGGCGCCAGGAGCTCCTGGACGCCATTGAGGCCGTGTGCGAGGACATGGGCGTCCCGCTCCATGTTCACGCCGACGACCACTTTCTGGCCACCCACGACACCTTCGAGCAGTGGGCCGATGAGCGCAAGGAGCTGACGCTGGAGTACTTCTACCGCGAGCGGCGACGCGAATACGATGTCCTCGTCACCGACGACGGCGACCCGGTGGGGGGCGACTGGAACTTTGACGACGACAACCAGGAGAGCTTCGGGTCGGACGGGCCGGGGATGGTGCCGGAGGGCCCCACGTTCGAGCGCGACGCCATCACCGAAGACGTGCTTGACCTGGTCCGCACTCAGTTTGCCGACGCACCGGGGGCACTCGACGAGTTTCGGTGGCCGGTCACGCCCGCCCAGGCCCGCGCCGCCCTCGCGGACTTCGTGGAGCATCGGCTGCCGAACTTCGGCACGTACCAGGATGCAATGTGGACGGGCCGGGCTTTTCTCTACCACTCGCGCCTCTCGTGTGCCCTAAACCTCAAGCTGCTCGACCCGATGACCGCGGTCCGGGCCGCCGAGGAGGCGTACCACGACGACCACGCCCCCCTGAACGCGGTGGAGGGCTTCGTGCGTCAGATTCTCGGCTGGCGCGAATTCGTGCGGGGCGTCTACTGGCTGCACGCCCCCGAGTACGTAGACCGCAACGCCCTGGAGGCGTCCGAAGACCTCCCCGAGTTCTACTGGACCGGCGACACCGACATGCGCTGCCTGAGCGAGTGTACAGGACAGGTCCGCGAGCACGGATACGCCCACCACATTCCGCGCCTCATGGTGATGGGGCTGTTCGGGCTGCTCTATGGCATCGACCCGCAGCAGATGAACGAATGGCACGAGGCGATGTACGTCGACGCCTGGGAGTGGGTCTCCACCCCCAATATGGTTGGCATGGCCCTCTACGCCGATGGGGGCACCGTGGGGACCAAGCCGTACACGGCGTCCGGGAAGTACATCAACCGGATGAGCAACTACTGCTCGCACTGCCGTTACGACCCGGACAAGGCCGTCGGGGACGAGGCCTGTCCCTTTACGTCGCTCTACTGGAACTTCCTGGATCGGCACCAGGAGACCTTCTCGGGCAACCGGCGCATGAACTTTCAGCTTGCCAACGTCCGACGGAAGTCCGACGCGGAGCTGCAGGACATCGCCGAGCGGGTGGAGGAGGTCCGGACCCTCACCAAGGCCGGCGAAATTTGA
- a CDS encoding SDR family NAD(P)-dependent oxidoreductase produces MASDSPVYLLLGATGGIGSEVAHRLADDGAQLVLGARSEDDLDDLAAATGGDAMPLDATEFEQVQAAVSHATDTYGGLDGVVNFVGSVLLKPAHLTSIDEYRTQIEKNLDTAFNTVKAAGRPMMRSGGSIVLMASAVSRTGLKNHEAIAAAKGGVTGLMRAAAATYSGRGIRVNAVAPGLIGGGENFASQMSEQILSSEAGRKQSEKMHALGRVGTPEDVAPAVTWLLDPETNWVTGQVIGVDGGLGTVRPG; encoded by the coding sequence ATGGCTTCTGATTCTCCCGTCTATCTTCTTCTCGGCGCAACCGGCGGCATCGGGTCCGAGGTGGCCCATCGGCTCGCCGACGACGGCGCACAGCTTGTCCTCGGGGCCCGGTCGGAAGACGACCTAGACGACCTGGCGGCCGCCACCGGCGGCGACGCCATGCCCCTCGATGCCACCGAGTTCGAACAGGTGCAGGCCGCTGTGTCACACGCCACCGACACCTACGGGGGCCTCGACGGGGTCGTCAACTTCGTCGGCTCGGTCCTGCTCAAGCCCGCCCATCTCACCAGTATCGACGAGTACCGGACGCAGATCGAAAAGAATCTCGACACGGCCTTCAACACCGTAAAGGCGGCCGGTCGTCCCATGATGCGCAGCGGCGGATCCATCGTGCTCATGGCATCGGCCGTTTCGCGCACGGGCCTCAAGAACCACGAGGCGATCGCCGCGGCGAAGGGCGGCGTCACGGGCCTCATGCGAGCCGCGGCCGCCACCTACTCCGGCCGGGGCATCCGTGTAAACGCCGTGGCCCCGGGCCTCATCGGCGGCGGTGAGAACTTCGCGAGCCAGATGTCGGAACAGATCCTCAGCTCCGAGGCGGGCCGGAAGCAGTCCGAGAAGATGCACGCCCTGGGCCGCGTGGGCACGCCCGAGGACGTGGCCCCGGCCGTCACGTGGCTCCTCGATCCCGAAACCAACTGGGTCACCGGACAGGTCATCGGCGTGGACGGGGGACTCGGCACTGTGCGGCCCGGATAA